In Methylomarinum sp. Ch1-1, the following proteins share a genomic window:
- a CDS encoding S8 family serine peptidase: MKSTKNSYYKLLGYGVFALSFSFPHEVFAEGFRPPSVSSIMPACGAPGEEVTISGYGFGAMNLDISVSGAGAEILEATGHDALFVIPAEINPGMTKVIATNPGGQTGEIDFQVKGTEICGNNFDDDCDGSVDEIDACPSEAVTLDTSPSSQAFALNKKKNIATSLGFAPPSGSSYTVNVSQTITPNNGLSASPNINGLSYTKSSKFSTVLAQELTPSVEGEYTIITTATIAQTGQATTTFAKVRVASDIQSEVKVFSPLASPNTLSVNSSEPVLLTASVAGKGQQFISDVFVRDLDSLATYSLSDNGLNGDLQADDFVFSGQFTISTDGKGSGDCFNILAVAVVNGIETESEPRKLCLTKYPVGFKIISEDEIEQNGFTTSFGPTVSKDIINIKVGDSTTEEQIDQIISGIGGEIIGSRPLFGDYQIKLLTTPGSLTELVWIVANLQENPEIIAADLTYYGNMLQSLSSSDPYLGDQYYLSKIRVDEAWYIARGNKLVAVVDSGVDLDHSDLVGQIINGKDFVDGDMLPDDLNGHGTHVAGIIGAKTDNNLGISGVVWNSKILAVRVLNAFGNAPYYNALADGITFSAEAGAKIINVSGGFTADAKSAGLLCGLKESLGIIPEGNCLEEVKAAITTVCQAVEYITSSGGMVVAASGNSGGIDKHYPAACPTAIAVAATDSNDARASFSQYGPWVDIAAPGEEILSTFPAQFTCNRCIFDYDYFFANGTSQASPIVAGAASVVWARSPELTASEVEERLKKSAKPLPGAQVGAGRIDVFEAVFDGSFEDKNMRLWDYDGTVITVLNLGDITPQDLDRMGYASTGPAGTQTSGTLTQRFQVQEGVSAIPISFKYAFISEEYPEWVGTQFNDSLTIKLKAPNGSVTTLANETINSAQFSPISGIDFPGGDSTVGWTGWKSVSMEVPISAGQGEYEIQLEDAGDSIYDTVLLIDRIKFDTNN; encoded by the coding sequence ATGAAGAGTACAAAAAACTCATATTATAAATTGTTGGGGTATGGAGTTTTTGCCCTATCGTTCAGTTTTCCACATGAAGTGTTCGCAGAGGGTTTTCGACCACCTAGTGTTTCATCGATTATGCCAGCTTGCGGCGCACCCGGCGAAGAAGTGACAATTTCTGGCTACGGTTTTGGCGCCATGAATTTAGATATTTCAGTTTCAGGGGCAGGCGCTGAAATTTTAGAGGCAACAGGACATGATGCCTTATTTGTGATTCCTGCTGAGATTAATCCAGGCATGACAAAGGTTATTGCGACAAATCCAGGTGGTCAGACAGGTGAAATTGATTTCCAGGTTAAAGGTACTGAGATTTGTGGAAATAACTTCGATGATGATTGTGATGGAAGTGTTGATGAAATTGATGCATGTCCAAGTGAAGCAGTTACCTTGGATACATCACCGAGTAGTCAAGCATTTGCCCTAAATAAAAAGAAAAATATTGCAACCTCATTAGGCTTTGCTCCTCCAAGTGGAAGTTCTTACACCGTTAACGTTTCTCAAACAATTACTCCAAATAACGGACTTTCCGCGTCGCCTAACATCAACGGCCTCTCATATACCAAATCTTCGAAGTTTAGCACGGTGTTAGCGCAAGAGCTTACACCATCAGTGGAAGGTGAATACACAATCATAACGACTGCAACCATTGCTCAAACAGGTCAGGCAACAACAACATTTGCCAAAGTGAGAGTTGCAAGTGACATTCAATCTGAAGTAAAAGTGTTTTCTCCCTTAGCCTCCCCAAACACTCTTTCTGTCAACTCATCAGAACCGGTGTTACTTACGGCTAGTGTTGCGGGGAAGGGTCAGCAATTTATCAGCGATGTTTTTGTCCGCGACTTAGATTCTTTGGCAACTTACTCACTGTCTGATAATGGCCTAAATGGTGATCTTCAAGCAGATGATTTTGTGTTCAGCGGTCAATTTACCATTTCTACTGATGGCAAAGGCTCTGGTGACTGCTTTAATATTTTAGCTGTTGCAGTAGTCAATGGAATTGAAACTGAATCCGAACCCAGGAAACTGTGTTTAACAAAATATCCAGTTGGATTCAAGATAATCAGTGAAGATGAAATTGAACAAAATGGTTTTACAACCTCATTTGGTCCTACTGTATCAAAAGATATCATCAATATTAAAGTTGGTGACAGTACAACTGAAGAGCAAATCGATCAAATAATTTCCGGCATAGGCGGTGAAATCATAGGCTCAAGGCCACTTTTTGGAGATTATCAAATCAAATTATTGACCACACCTGGGTCTTTAACTGAGCTAGTGTGGATAGTTGCTAACTTACAAGAAAATCCGGAAATTATAGCTGCAGATTTGACATATTACGGCAATATGCTTCAGTCGCTCTCGTCTTCAGACCCTTATCTTGGAGACCAGTATTATTTGTCTAAGATACGTGTGGATGAGGCTTGGTATATTGCTAGAGGAAATAAACTCGTTGCTGTGGTAGATTCAGGAGTGGATCTTGATCATTCTGATTTAGTCGGTCAAATAATCAATGGTAAAGACTTTGTTGATGGCGATATGCTTCCAGATGATCTAAATGGCCACGGCACTCATGTTGCTGGTATTATCGGTGCAAAGACAGACAATAACCTGGGCATTTCTGGAGTAGTCTGGAATAGCAAAATATTAGCAGTGAGAGTGTTAAATGCCTTCGGGAATGCGCCTTACTATAATGCTCTTGCTGATGGGATAACTTTTTCTGCCGAGGCAGGCGCAAAAATCATTAATGTCAGTGGTGGTTTTACAGCAGACGCCAAGTCAGCAGGGTTACTATGCGGATTAAAAGAAAGTCTTGGCATTATTCCAGAAGGAAACTGCTTGGAAGAAGTGAAAGCTGCGATTACGACCGTATGTCAAGCGGTCGAGTACATTACTTCGAGTGGCGGCATGGTTGTTGCTGCTTCTGGTAATTCAGGAGGAATAGATAAGCACTATCCAGCAGCATGTCCAACTGCGATAGCGGTTGCTGCAACTGATTCAAATGATGCAAGAGCTTCATTTAGTCAATATGGGCCTTGGGTAGATATTGCTGCACCTGGTGAAGAAATTTTGTCCACTTTTCCAGCGCAATTTACTTGCAATAGATGTATTTTTGATTACGATTATTTTTTTGCAAACGGTACATCACAAGCATCGCCAATTGTTGCTGGAGCAGCTTCTGTTGTTTGGGCGCGATCACCAGAGTTAACGGCTTCAGAGGTAGAGGAAAGACTAAAAAAATCAGCAAAGCCATTGCCAGGTGCGCAAGTAGGAGCGGGTCGAATAGATGTTTTTGAAGCTGTGTTTGACGGCAGCTTTGAAGATAAAAATATGAGACTTTGGGATTATGACGGTACTGTAATAACGGTGCTCAATCTAGGTGATATAACCCCGCAGGATCTTGATCGTATGGGGTATGCGAGCACCGGGCCTGCGGGCACCCAAACCAGTGGAACGTTGACTCAGAGATTTCAAGTTCAAGAAGGTGTTTCAGCAATCCCGATTTCTTTTAAATACGCCTTTATTAGCGAGGAATATCCGGAATGGGTAGGCACGCAATTCAATGACTCTCTGACTATTAAGTTGAAAGCGCCAAATGGAAGCGTAACCACACTTGCTAATGAAACTATTAATTCAGCTCAATTTTCCCCTATTTCCGGCATTGATTTTCCAGGTGGAGATAGCACAGTGGGATGGACTGGTTGGAAATCAGTATCCATGGAGGTCCCAATTTCTGCCGGTCAAGGTGAGTATGAAATCCAACTGGAAGATGCTGGAGACTCAATTTATGATACCGTTCTATTAATTGATAGGATTAAATTCGATACAAACAATTAA
- a CDS encoding helix-turn-helix domain-containing protein gives MIQQKAYKFRFYPTCDQIEQLSREFGHARFVWNHALALRSKAYRRRGESINYVGLSKHFTHLKKQTVFAWLKDATASCLTQKLIDLDKAFKGFFRARPIIRGSRKNSTGKPCVTSWTSA, from the coding sequence ATGATACAACAGAAAGCGTACAAATTCCGATTCTACCCGACCTGCGATCAAATCGAGCAGTTGAGTCGTGAGTTTGGCCATGCGCGCTTTGTGTGGAATCATGCCCTGGCACTGCGGAGCAAAGCCTATCGGCGCCGAGGCGAATCGATCAATTATGTCGGCCTGTCGAAACATTTCACTCACCTGAAAAAGCAAACGGTTTTCGCCTGGTTAAAGGATGCTACCGCCTCCTGTCTGACGCAAAAGCTGATTGATCTGGACAAAGCCTTTAAAGGTTTTTTCAGGGCCAGGCCGATTATCCGCGGTTCAAGAAAAAACAGCACAGGCAAACCGTGCGTTACCAGCTGGACCAGCGCATAG